The Fortiea contorta PCC 7126 genome has a segment encoding these proteins:
- a CDS encoding S1 family peptidase — MKPSLPMWESLTLLFSATLLQGCLSSSINQSKYTKNLNPETDNSTLPVAEIAKQVTVRIFTEPGSGSGVIVARQNQTYTVLTCQHVITHTQNHRYSILSVDGKIHQARLKPMHKLLGLDLALVEFDSKNNYQVVKLGDSKSLTVNTPIFAAGFPNYHLINQNKIEDTRHWGTKAFRLTTGKVMMLLTDKSLPEGYRLGYTNEVEVGMSGGPVLNKTGELVGINGRLKYPLQGINIFTFTDGSKPSQKIFEQMEALSWAIPIAIFQQSAADFSQAEKEEL; from the coding sequence GTGAAACCGTCTTTACCAATGTGGGAGTCACTCACTTTGTTGTTCAGTGCTACCCTTTTACAAGGCTGCTTATCTTCATCAATAAATCAATCAAAATATACTAAAAATCTCAACCCAGAAACAGATAATTCAACTTTACCAGTAGCAGAAATTGCTAAACAAGTTACAGTCAGAATTTTCACTGAACCCGGTTCTGGTTCTGGAGTCATAGTTGCACGTCAAAATCAAACATATACTGTTTTGACATGTCAACATGTAATTACTCATACTCAAAACCATAGATATAGCATCTTATCTGTAGATGGAAAAATTCATCAAGCCCGATTAAAACCAATGCATAAATTGCTGGGTTTAGACTTAGCTTTAGTTGAATTTGATAGTAAAAATAATTATCAAGTTGTCAAATTAGGTGACTCGAAAAGTCTAACTGTAAATACTCCTATTTTTGCCGCCGGATTTCCCAATTATCACTTAATTAATCAAAATAAAATTGAAGACACCCGCCATTGGGGTACAAAAGCTTTTCGCTTGACAACTGGTAAAGTGATGATGTTATTAACAGATAAATCACTCCCAGAAGGCTATCGTTTAGGCTACACCAACGAAGTAGAAGTTGGCATGAGTGGCGGCCCCGTATTGAATAAAACAGGAGAATTAGTGGGAATTAACGGTCGTTTAAAATATCCGCTGCAAGGAATTAATATATTTACATTTACTGATGGAAGCAAACCATCCCAGAAAATATTTGAGCAAATGGAAGCTTTAAGTTGGGCGATTCCCATTGCAATTTTTCAGCAATCTGCAGCAGATTTTTCTCAGGCTGAAAAAGAAGAACTATGA
- a CDS encoding COP23 domain-containing protein, whose amino-acid sequence MLTNFSSKLLTANLCFISIILLLTNQIGLSQTPPVKSNVKTAFLCIRQGSGYATVARRGTKTTSPIITWNDTAFGPQFAPEERCKRVSQRLTTAFASRAGDAGTLKITHGIYNSNPVICYIKTEKEKCSGENLLLTLNSSERGQEKEILNQLLNFSVKGTSTPLRRDESDRTVLELGIQLNKAFADDSATPPLTPKN is encoded by the coding sequence ATGTTGACTAATTTTAGTAGTAAATTACTGACCGCAAATCTGTGTTTTATTTCTATTATTTTGCTGCTGACTAATCAAATCGGACTTTCGCAAACTCCGCCAGTTAAAAGCAATGTTAAAACAGCATTTCTTTGCATTCGTCAAGGAAGTGGTTATGCGACAGTAGCGCGGAGGGGAACTAAAACAACATCGCCAATTATTACTTGGAATGATACCGCTTTCGGCCCTCAATTTGCCCCAGAGGAACGCTGTAAACGAGTTAGTCAGCGCTTGACTACAGCATTTGCATCCCGTGCTGGTGATGCGGGTACGTTGAAAATAACTCACGGGATATATAATAGTAATCCAGTAATTTGTTATATCAAAACCGAAAAAGAAAAATGTAGCGGTGAAAATTTATTATTAACGCTGAATTCATCTGAACGCGGTCAAGAAAAAGAAATTCTCAATCAGCTACTAAATTTTAGTGTCAAAGGTACTTCTACGCCCTTAAGACGAGATGAGAGCGATCGCACAGTCTTAGAATTGGGAATCCAGCTTAACAAAGCATTTGCAGATGATAGCGCTACCCCACCCTTGACACCGAAAAATTAA
- a CDS encoding serine/threonine protein kinase produces the protein MNSPAESNFWIGRCLGDRQRYRLEKRLGGGGMGDVFLAMDTRMGKQVALKLLKGTLVSFQEMKKRFEREVEISAALHSEHIVQVTDYGMTDEGYPFYVMEYLRGESLRQLLQRERRLLATRSVKIITQICHGLQHAHKGVTLWREAGTISEHIQVIHRDLKPDNIFLETTDSREVVKIVDFGIAKIRSESYEQTNLTHTFIGTFRYASPEQLRGEDNLDGRADIYSLGIILYEMLSATDPFGFSMKRNFSESSWIFAHTSEPPQPLRQQLGCEHLSVELEAVVMRCLQKQPSDRFTSVAELNQALQGTIRPTIHPPSRQMVKETIPLVQPELAQSYDAETIINPPKPVNLKIEALAPIVPPDYLQLTPKKEDAIIQYRSPIQVIPQRRTQLEAATKSELSLKPTMFTALIVIACISGFFAYPLITSLLTLKSIQDAQAQSNYEECIALAEKVNSGYSIYQQVTDILNKCRFGYATKLAEENKCNEAMQTIEKIPPENSTFTQARIEIDHSCIKLFK, from the coding sequence ATGAATTCCCCTGCTGAGTCCAATTTTTGGATAGGTCGTTGTTTGGGCGATCGCCAGCGTTACCGCCTAGAGAAACGTTTGGGCGGGGGCGGTATGGGTGATGTGTTTTTGGCTATGGATACCCGCATGGGTAAGCAGGTTGCATTAAAACTGCTCAAGGGTACGCTGGTATCGTTTCAGGAAATGAAGAAGCGTTTTGAGCGAGAAGTTGAAATCAGCGCCGCTCTCCACAGTGAGCATATTGTACAAGTCACTGATTACGGGATGACTGATGAGGGCTATCCGTTTTATGTGATGGAATATCTGCGTGGGGAGTCTCTGCGTCAACTACTCCAGCGGGAGCGGCGATTATTAGCAACTAGAAGTGTCAAAATTATAACTCAAATTTGTCACGGTTTGCAGCACGCTCACAAAGGGGTGACGTTGTGGCGAGAAGCTGGAACCATTAGCGAGCATATCCAAGTTATACATCGTGACCTGAAGCCAGATAATATTTTTTTAGAGACGACAGATTCTAGAGAAGTAGTTAAGATAGTTGATTTTGGTATAGCGAAGATTCGCAGCGAATCTTATGAGCAGACCAACTTGACGCATACATTTATTGGTACTTTTCGCTACGCATCACCAGAACAATTGCGAGGTGAAGATAATCTCGATGGACGAGCAGATATTTATAGTTTAGGAATTATTCTTTATGAAATGTTGAGTGCTACTGACCCTTTTGGGTTTAGTATGAAACGGAATTTCAGCGAAAGTTCATGGATTTTTGCTCATACTAGCGAACCGCCTCAGCCTTTACGTCAGCAATTAGGATGTGAGCATTTGTCTGTAGAATTAGAGGCGGTGGTGATGCGATGTCTGCAAAAGCAGCCTAGCGATCGCTTCACATCAGTAGCAGAATTAAATCAAGCTCTCCAAGGTACTATTCGCCCAACAATTCACCCACCATCTAGACAGATGGTGAAAGAAACTATCCCTTTAGTTCAACCTGAATTGGCACAAAGTTATGATGCGGAAACTATTATTAATCCTCCAAAACCAGTAAATCTCAAAATAGAAGCACTTGCACCAATTGTACCTCCTGATTATCTTCAATTGACGCCCAAAAAAGAAGACGCCATCATTCAATACCGTTCTCCCATTCAAGTCATTCCTCAAAGAAGAACTCAGCTTGAAGCAGCGACAAAATCAGAATTATCCTTAAAACCAACGATGTTTACAGCCTTAATTGTTATTGCTTGCATTAGTGGTTTTTTCGCTTATCCTTTGATTACATCATTGCTGACGCTGAAATCTATTCAGGATGCTCAAGCGCAATCAAATTATGAGGAATGCATCGCTCTCGCAGAAAAAGTGAATAGCGGTTATAGTATTTATCAACAAGTTACAGATATTTTGAATAAGTGTAGATTTGGGTATGCTACTAAACTAGCTGAAGAAAATAAATGTAATGAAGCCATGCAAACAATAGAAAAAATTCCTCCAGAAAACTCTACTTTTACACAAGCAAGAATAGAAATTGATCATAGCTGCATCAAATTATTTAAATAA
- a CDS encoding ShlB/FhaC/HecB family hemolysin secretion/activation protein has product MIFCLIASQAIADSNTLIKPGINLADSPQQNQVVEKAKCVTVVPQNSLSSQQPQPENHQPPPVDENSVTPSPNTDNHQPGEPPTNPPINQRFLVKKIVVRDHTIISAKEIAAITQPVEGKTVTLQELANVADQITALYLNRGYITSRAVLVDQIIDTGEIVIRVFEGGIDQIRVEGTQKINPEYICNRIRLAGLNPFRQQKLEDELILLRSDPIFKNLEASLRPADSGKFGQSTIIVKVTEASPVKFAVGVDNYSPPSVGSERLGVGLAYRNLVISGDQIAVAYNRSTTGGVNLSDFSYRVPLNAMNGTLQIRAAINNSKITDPQFQSLNIRGNSDLYEINYRQPLIRSPREELALSLGFTYQNGQTFLFDNQPFGFGIGADKNGVSRTSVFRFGQDYVKRDIQGAWTVRSLLNLGTGLFDATTNNHPIPDGHFFSWYGQVQRIQLLNQDQQLIIALDWQLTPDSLLPSQQFIIGGAQTVRGYRQNARSGDNGFRFSIEDQITVLRNEGGLPTLQFAPFIDLGMVGNHPDNPNNRSSPAQKFLASGGLGLLWQPIPNLNVRLDYGIPVINLSDRANNFQDSGFHFSVYYQP; this is encoded by the coding sequence ATGATATTTTGTTTAATTGCAAGTCAAGCGATCGCAGATAGCAATACTCTCATCAAACCTGGAATCAATTTAGCTGATTCTCCACAACAAAATCAAGTTGTGGAAAAGGCAAAGTGTGTTACTGTTGTTCCGCAAAATAGCTTATCTTCACAGCAACCACAACCAGAAAATCATCAACCACCCCCAGTAGATGAAAACTCTGTCACACCATCACCGAATACAGATAATCATCAACCTGGCGAACCACCAACAAATCCCCCAATAAATCAGCGTTTCTTAGTCAAGAAAATTGTTGTCCGTGACCATACAATAATTAGCGCTAAAGAAATTGCAGCAATTACTCAACCTGTAGAAGGAAAAACTGTCACATTACAAGAATTAGCAAATGTTGCTGATCAAATTACTGCACTTTATTTAAATCGTGGTTACATTACATCAAGAGCAGTTTTAGTAGACCAAATTATTGATACTGGTGAGATAGTAATTAGAGTTTTTGAAGGGGGTATAGATCAAATTCGTGTTGAGGGTACGCAAAAGATTAATCCTGAATATATTTGCAATCGCATTCGATTAGCTGGATTAAATCCATTCCGTCAGCAAAAGCTAGAAGATGAATTAATTCTCTTGCGTTCTGACCCCATATTTAAAAATCTAGAAGCGAGTCTCAGACCAGCAGATTCTGGAAAGTTTGGGCAAAGTACTATTATAGTCAAAGTGACAGAAGCTAGTCCTGTCAAATTTGCTGTTGGTGTTGATAATTATTCACCACCAAGTGTGGGTTCAGAAAGGTTAGGTGTGGGTTTAGCATATCGAAATTTAGTAATTTCTGGCGACCAGATTGCTGTAGCTTATAATCGTTCCACAACTGGTGGAGTAAATTTATCTGATTTTAGTTATCGAGTTCCATTAAATGCGATGAATGGAACTTTACAAATACGCGCAGCAATTAATAATTCTAAAATTACTGACCCCCAGTTTCAAAGTTTGAATATTCGCGGTAATTCTGATTTATATGAAATTAATTATCGCCAACCATTAATTAGATCACCTCGTGAAGAATTGGCTTTGTCTTTAGGGTTTACATATCAAAATGGTCAAACTTTTTTGTTTGATAATCAACCTTTTGGTTTTGGTATTGGCGCAGATAAAAATGGTGTCAGTCGTACCAGTGTTTTCAGATTTGGTCAAGACTATGTGAAGCGAGATATTCAAGGAGCTTGGACTGTGCGATCGCTTTTAAATCTGGGAACTGGTTTATTCGACGCTACCACGAATAATCATCCTATTCCTGATGGTCACTTTTTTAGTTGGTATGGTCAAGTGCAAAGAATTCAACTGCTTAATCAAGACCAACAACTAATTATCGCGCTAGATTGGCAACTCACACCAGATAGTCTACTCCCATCCCAACAATTTATCATTGGTGGAGCGCAAACAGTACGCGGTTATCGTCAAAATGCGCGCTCTGGTGACAATGGATTCCGGTTTTCTATCGAAGACCAAATTACCGTATTGCGGAATGAAGGCGGTTTACCTACACTACAATTTGCACCTTTTATTGATTTGGGTATGGTGGGGAATCATCCCGATAATCCTAATAATCGTTCTTCACCAGCGCAGAAATTTTTAGCCAGTGGTGGATTAGGTTTATTATGGCAACCAATACCTAATTTGAATGTGCGTTTAGATTATGGAATTCCTGTGATTAATTTAAGCGATCGCGCTAACAACTTTCAAGACTCCGGCTTTCACTTTAGCGTTTATTATCAACCATAA
- a CDS encoding CHAT domain-containing protein — translation MNLQIKGKTGFLRSLNINTQIFRLLWLTLLPLLNVLDIKQIQAQQIVPAVDGTGTMIAPNGNQIDITGGQISGDQVNLFHSFAQFGLNSEQIANFLSTPGIENILGRVVGGEPSIINGQIQVTGSNANLFLMNPSGFVFGSNASLNVPGSFSATTANGIGFGSNWFSAGGVNNYAALVGNPDAVSFSMSQPGGIINFGNLGVGNGQSLTLSAGSIVNTGTLSAPGGRIIVSAVAGERLVRLSQSGSILSLEIQPLSASINQAQPWNLPILSLPQLLTSGGGGNADKLFINSEGKVALSGSGISVENGDNFNGNINTSFASIETTSVILPDADGIARQNLDNRIVLSDRTAVILTTTSGNLTVGNIDTSGGGVILNSGGNVTFDSINTQGRSFYGETARGGDVNIIANGVVRGAGVIPVGESGDIPANTTILARGTTPGNVTIQHNGGNNNAAFIIGDSTINGTVGAIDTEVTARISSGTFPVLANGGDVSAAANVTITSVNRPPTLTINPLFNSVKQDNNITLSYGDLRPTISDADQDNTFLRIEAIAVGTLKKNGAIALAGTVFAPGDALEYTPPVGFSGRVNAFSISAGDGVSFSPPQTISFDVTATPSIPPIDPTPLTPPIPKTDPTPSIPPINPTPLTPIPLDKTNSIQQTPSSVVTPPLAVVDINQPSAIDPGIAVTDDKFASQFESYFRTSAGNNQVRERRRITLYETRDILRQIEKATGVKPAIIYVNFIPSGAEGKASQVPQDNDQLELLLVTGKEDPIRKTISAAKRKDVLEIAEELYGTVETPNNQNYRLPAAELYQLMIAPLKQELDKRGINNLLFIADEGLRSLPFAALYDGKQFLIENYSVGFTPALSITDTRYVDIRNSQILAMGASKFEKLKPLPAVPEELSIVAEEIWEGKFFVNQNFTLNNFKSLRKNQPYGIIHLATHGNFEKGEPANSFIQFWDNQLRLPQVGDLGLNNPAVELLVLSACRTALGDRNAELGFGGIAYATGVKTSVASLWKVSDAGTLGFMVEFYKNLKTAPIKAEALRRAQVAMLKGQVVLDNGLLRTSVRGINLPTASPDAKLQQDLRHPFYWSAFTMIGNPW, via the coding sequence ATGAATCTACAAATCAAAGGCAAGACCGGATTTTTACGAAGTTTAAATATAAATACACAAATATTTAGGTTGTTGTGGTTAACTTTACTACCTTTGCTGAATGTTTTAGATATCAAGCAAATACAAGCCCAGCAAATAGTACCAGCGGTTGATGGTACTGGGACTATGATTGCACCCAATGGTAATCAAATTGATATTACTGGCGGTCAAATATCTGGAGATCAAGTTAATCTTTTTCATAGTTTCGCTCAGTTTGGGTTGAACTCTGAGCAGATAGCGAATTTTTTATCTACTCCTGGTATTGAAAATATTTTAGGTCGAGTTGTTGGTGGTGAACCTTCAATTATTAACGGTCAAATTCAAGTTACTGGAAGCAATGCTAATTTATTTTTGATGAATCCTAGTGGTTTTGTATTTGGATCTAATGCTAGTTTAAATGTGCCTGGATCTTTTAGTGCAACTACTGCAAATGGAATTGGTTTTGGTTCTAATTGGTTTAGTGCTGGGGGTGTGAATAATTATGCAGCTTTGGTGGGAAATCCTGATGCTGTGAGTTTTTCGATGAGTCAACCAGGGGGAATTATTAATTTTGGTAATTTGGGTGTGGGAAATGGACAAAGTTTAACTTTATCGGCTGGGAGTATTGTAAATACTGGCACATTATCAGCGCCAGGGGGAAGAATTATTGTCTCTGCAGTTGCGGGTGAAAGATTAGTACGGTTGAGTCAATCTGGAAGTATTTTGAGTTTAGAAATTCAACCACTTTCAGCGAGTATTAATCAAGCGCAACCGTGGAATTTGCCGATTTTATCTTTACCGCAGTTACTAACATCTGGAGGTGGAGGAAATGCAGATAAATTATTTATTAATAGTGAAGGAAAAGTGGCTTTATCAGGTTCGGGAATTTCTGTAGAAAATGGTGATAATTTCAATGGTAATATTAATACTTCCTTTGCTAGTATTGAGACTACCTCAGTAATTTTGCCGGATGCAGATGGTATTGCTAGACAAAATCTCGATAATCGGATTGTTTTGAGCGATCGCACTGCAGTTATTCTTACCACTACAAGTGGTAATCTTACTGTTGGTAACATTGATACCAGCGGTGGTGGTGTCATCCTCAATTCAGGCGGTAATGTCACATTTGATTCTATCAATACGCAAGGTAGAAGTTTTTACGGTGAAACCGCTAGGGGTGGAGATGTAAATATTATTGCTAACGGTGTTGTCCGAGGGGCGGGTGTGATACCTGTGGGAGAATCGGGAGATATCCCTGCGAACACTACAATTTTGGCGAGGGGAACTACACCGGGTAATGTCACAATTCAACACAATGGTGGTAATAATAACGCTGCTTTCATCATTGGTGACTCGACAATTAATGGTACTGTAGGTGCAATTGATACAGAAGTAACTGCGCGGATTAGTTCAGGTACATTTCCTGTTCTCGCCAATGGTGGTGATGTCAGCGCTGCAGCAAATGTTACTATTACTTCCGTTAATCGTCCGCCAACCCTGACGATTAATCCTCTGTTTAATAGTGTGAAACAGGATAATAATATCACCTTGAGTTACGGGGATTTACGCCCAACAATTAGCGATGCTGACCAAGATAATACATTTTTGCGAATCGAAGCGATCGCTGTGGGAACTTTGAAAAAAAATGGTGCGATCGCACTTGCTGGAACAGTATTTGCTCCTGGCGATGCTTTAGAATATACACCACCTGTAGGCTTTTCTGGTAGGGTCAATGCTTTTAGCATTAGCGCTGGTGATGGGGTTTCATTTTCCCCACCGCAAACCATCAGCTTCGATGTGACAGCGACACCATCAATACCACCAATAGATCCGACACCATTAACACCACCAATACCAAAAACAGATCCGACACCATCAATACCACCAATAAATCCGACACCGTTGACACCAATACCATTAGATAAAACAAATTCAATACAACAGACACCTTCATCAGTAGTCACACCACCATTAGCTGTTGTTGATATTAATCAACCATCTGCAATTGATCCAGGAATTGCAGTCACAGATGATAAATTTGCTAGTCAATTTGAGTCATATTTTCGGACATCCGCAGGTAATAATCAAGTGCGAGAACGCCGACGCATCACTCTTTATGAAACGCGGGATATCCTTCGTCAAATCGAGAAAGCGACTGGAGTGAAACCTGCAATTATTTATGTAAATTTTATCCCTTCAGGTGCAGAAGGGAAAGCTTCACAAGTTCCTCAAGATAACGACCAGTTAGAATTATTATTAGTTACTGGAAAAGAAGACCCGATCCGCAAAACAATTTCTGCTGCTAAACGCAAAGATGTCCTAGAAATTGCGGAAGAACTTTACGGTACTGTAGAAACTCCGAATAATCAAAATTATCGACTACCTGCGGCAGAATTATATCAGTTAATGATAGCGCCTTTAAAACAGGAGTTAGATAAAAGAGGTATTAATAATTTATTGTTTATTGCTGACGAAGGTTTGCGTTCTTTACCTTTTGCGGCGCTATATGATGGTAAGCAGTTTCTGATTGAAAACTACAGTGTGGGATTTACTCCCGCGTTGAGCATTACTGATACTCGTTATGTTGATATTCGCAATTCGCAAATTTTAGCGATGGGAGCGTCTAAGTTTGAGAAACTTAAACCTTTACCAGCTGTTCCTGAGGAATTGTCTATTGTAGCTGAAGAAATTTGGGAAGGGAAATTTTTTGTCAATCAAAACTTCACTTTAAATAATTTCAAATCTCTGAGAAAGAATCAACCTTATGGGATTATTCATTTAGCGACACATGGAAACTTTGAGAAAGGAGAACCAGCAAACTCATTTATTCAATTTTGGGATAATCAATTGCGATTACCGCAAGTGGGAGATTTAGGGTTAAATAATCCTGCTGTGGAATTGTTGGTTTTAAGTGCTTGTCGTACAGCTTTAGGCGATCGCAATGCTGAATTAGGTTTCGGTGGAATTGCTTATGCAACTGGTGTAAAAACATCTGTGGCTAGTTTGTGGAAAGTTAGCGACGCGGGTACTTTGGGATTTATGGTTGAGTTTTATAAAAACCTCAAAACTGCACCCATCAAAGCTGAAGCTTTGCGACGAGCACAAGTAGCTATGCTAAAAGGTCAAGTTGTGCTGGATAATGGTCTTTTGCGAACTTCTGTTAGAGGTATAAATTTACCTACAGCATCTCCAGATGCAAAATTACAACAAGATTTAAGACATCCTTTTTATTGGTCTGCTTTTACCATGATTGGGAATCCGTGGTAA